Proteins from one Rhodothermales bacterium genomic window:
- a CDS encoding rhodanese-like domain-containing protein codes for MLFRQYFDPKLAQYAYLVGCQQTGEALLIDPLRDIDRYVEAAEAEGLTIAAVAETHIHADFLSGAREFADRYGAKLYLSDEGADEGWASNWAKDSDYDVTFLRDGDTFWIGKIEITAVHTPGHTPEHVSYVVVDKGSGATTPIGIATGDFVFVGDLGRPDLLEQAAGMHGVQEDAARTLFHSLPAFRELQDYLQVWPAHGAGSTCGKALGAVPTTTVGYEKLYNASLAAADEGEDAFVDAILAGQPEPQMYFARMKRDNRDGVPLLGALPQPRKLTARELGERATDGASLVIDTRLDRSGFTAKHLPGALYAPMNKSFNTVVGSLVVDETTPLVLVIEEQHVEEAVRDLVRIGYDTIAAYATPDTLEAYFESGGEAASIEEITFDDVARLRDDADTAVVDVRFASEFAGGHVPGAVNASYTRLPDYVATRIPEGKTLLVHCASGARSAAASAFLARLGYDVKYVSDTFADYAETHDVEAGRPALTHA; via the coding sequence ATGCTGTTCCGCCAATATTTCGACCCCAAGCTCGCCCAGTATGCGTACCTCGTCGGCTGCCAGCAGACGGGCGAGGCGCTCCTCATCGACCCGCTCCGCGACATCGACCGCTACGTCGAGGCCGCCGAGGCTGAAGGGCTCACGATCGCGGCCGTCGCCGAGACCCACATCCACGCCGACTTCCTCTCCGGCGCCCGCGAGTTCGCCGACCGCTACGGCGCGAAGCTCTACCTCTCCGACGAAGGCGCCGACGAGGGCTGGGCCTCGAACTGGGCCAAAGACTCCGACTACGACGTGACCTTCCTCCGCGACGGCGACACGTTCTGGATCGGGAAGATCGAGATCACCGCCGTCCACACGCCCGGCCACACGCCCGAGCACGTGAGCTACGTCGTCGTCGACAAGGGCTCCGGCGCGACGACGCCGATCGGGATCGCGACGGGCGACTTCGTGTTCGTCGGCGACCTCGGGCGGCCGGACCTGCTTGAGCAGGCCGCCGGGATGCACGGCGTGCAGGAGGACGCCGCGCGCACGCTCTTCCACTCGCTCCCCGCCTTCCGCGAACTCCAAGACTACCTCCAGGTCTGGCCCGCCCACGGCGCCGGCTCGACGTGCGGCAAGGCGCTCGGCGCCGTCCCGACGACGACGGTCGGCTACGAGAAGCTCTACAACGCCTCGCTCGCCGCGGCCGACGAGGGCGAGGACGCCTTCGTCGACGCGATTCTCGCCGGGCAGCCCGAGCCGCAGATGTACTTCGCCCGGATGAAGCGCGACAACCGCGACGGCGTTCCGCTCCTCGGCGCGCTCCCGCAGCCTCGCAAGCTCACCGCGCGCGAGCTCGGCGAGCGCGCCACCGACGGCGCATCGCTCGTGATCGACACCCGGCTCGACCGTTCCGGCTTCACGGCGAAGCACCTCCCCGGCGCGCTCTACGCCCCGATGAACAAGAGCTTCAATACGGTCGTCGGCTCCCTCGTCGTGGACGAGACGACGCCGCTCGTGCTCGTCATCGAAGAGCAGCACGTCGAGGAGGCCGTGCGCGACCTCGTCCGCATCGGCTACGACACCATCGCTGCCTACGCCACGCCGGACACGCTAGAAGCCTACTTCGAGTCCGGCGGCGAGGCCGCGTCCATCGAAGAGATCACGTTCGACGACGTGGCGCGGCTGAGGGACGACGCGGACACGGCGGTCGTAGACGTGCGCTTCGCGAGCGAGTTCGCCGGGGGTCACGTGCCCGGCGCGGTCAACGCCTCGTACACCCGGCTCCCGGACTATGTCGCGACGCGGATTCCCGAGGGCAAGACGCTCCTCGTCCACTGCGCGTCGGGTGCCCGCAGCGCAGCGGCCAGCGCCTTCCTCGCCCGGCTCGGCTACGACGTGAAGTACGTCAGCGACACGTTCGCGGACTACGCCGAAACGCACGACGTGGAAGCCGGCCGCCCGGCGCTCACCCACGCGTAA
- a CDS encoding DUF6691 family protein — MLPYTTPLPDLHAVEPDECFDTEQVAPEQRRRALAEGNAPLALAAYALFGAYLGLVFTKSQVISWFRIYEMFRFESFHMYGIIGSAVATAALSIWLIKKLNLTTIHGEPIRLSPKLWGRSPIPGARYWMGGITFGLGWALLGACPGPLFALLGGGISVMVAALVAALAGTWAYALLRERLPH, encoded by the coding sequence ATGCTTCCCTATACGACTCCCCTGCCCGACCTCCACGCCGTCGAGCCCGACGAGTGCTTCGACACGGAGCAGGTCGCGCCCGAACAACGTCGCCGCGCGCTCGCTGAGGGGAACGCGCCCCTCGCCCTCGCCGCCTACGCCCTCTTCGGCGCGTACCTCGGCCTCGTGTTCACCAAGAGCCAGGTGATCTCGTGGTTCCGGATCTACGAGATGTTCCGGTTCGAGAGCTTCCACATGTACGGCATCATCGGGAGCGCCGTCGCGACGGCCGCCCTCTCGATCTGGCTCATCAAGAAGCTGAACCTCACGACGATCCACGGCGAGCCGATCCGGCTGAGCCCGAAGCTCTGGGGCCGCAGCCCTATCCCCGGCGCGCGCTACTGGATGGGCGGGATCACGTTCGGGCTCGGCTGGGCGCTCCTCGGCGCGTGCCCCGGCCCGCTCTTCGCCCTCCTCGGCGGCGGGATCTCGGTGATGGTCGCCGCGCTCGTCGCTGCGCTCGCCGGGACGTGGGCCTACGCCCTCCTCCGCGAACGCCTCCCGCACTAG
- a CDS encoding TSUP family transporter, with protein sequence MLYALLGAVAIGLVLGLLGSGGSILTVPVLVYLAGQPDKVAIAESLAIVGAIAAVGALPYARQKLVDWHSVLYFGVPGIIGTYGGAALAKWVPGPVQLALFAVVMLLAAGLMFRGRKEAPEGEHKRQALWKIAGEGLIVGVLTGLVGVGGGFLIVPALVLLGGLSMRLAVGTSLLIIAAKSAAGFWKYTDVLAEAGQHVDWSLIGIFAAIGIVGSFAGNALSQRVPQAQLKRGFAVFLVLMGVFILAKEGPKALGMRDAQAAAAPAPTELAVTEIVRLSPSETAAYLAATPDAVVVDVRTPGEVAASGRLAGALVLDAMAPDFEARALDALDPAQPVVLYCRSGNRSGQAAERLSALGFTDLANAGGFNALAAEGLPTEPYAP encoded by the coding sequence ATGCTTTACGCTCTCCTCGGCGCCGTCGCGATCGGGCTCGTCCTCGGCCTCCTCGGCTCCGGCGGCTCGATCCTCACCGTCCCCGTCCTCGTCTACCTCGCGGGCCAGCCCGACAAAGTCGCGATTGCCGAGAGCCTCGCGATCGTCGGCGCGATCGCGGCCGTGGGCGCGCTCCCCTACGCCCGCCAGAAGCTCGTCGACTGGCACAGCGTCCTTTACTTCGGCGTGCCCGGCATCATCGGGACGTACGGCGGCGCGGCGCTCGCGAAGTGGGTGCCCGGCCCGGTCCAGCTCGCGCTCTTCGCCGTCGTGATGCTCCTCGCGGCCGGGCTGATGTTTCGCGGCCGGAAGGAGGCCCCGGAGGGCGAGCACAAGCGGCAAGCGCTGTGGAAGATCGCGGGCGAAGGCCTCATCGTCGGCGTGCTGACGGGGCTCGTCGGCGTGGGTGGCGGGTTCCTCATCGTCCCGGCGCTCGTGCTCCTCGGCGGGCTCTCGATGCGGCTCGCCGTGGGGACCAGCCTCCTCATCATCGCGGCGAAGAGCGCGGCCGGGTTCTGGAAATACACCGACGTGCTCGCCGAAGCTGGGCAGCACGTCGATTGGAGCCTCATCGGGATTTTTGCAGCGATCGGCATCGTCGGCTCGTTCGCCGGGAATGCCCTCAGCCAGCGCGTGCCGCAGGCCCAGCTCAAGCGCGGCTTCGCCGTCTTCCTCGTCCTCATGGGCGTGTTCATCCTCGCGAAAGAGGGACCGAAAGCGCTCGGGATGCGGGACGCCCAGGCCGCCGCCGCTCCGGCACCGACCGAGCTAGCCGTCACCGAGATCGTCCGCCTCTCCCCTTCCGAAACGGCTGCCTACCTCGCCGCCACGCCCGACGCGGTCGTCGTCGACGTTCGGACGCCCGGCGAGGTCGCCGCGAGCGGTCGCCTCGCGGGCGCGCTCGTCCTCGACGCGATGGCGCCCGACTTCGAGGCTCGTGCGCTCGACGCCCTCGACCCGGCGCAGCCCGTCGTCCTCTACTGCCGCTCCGGCAACCGCTCGGGACAGGCCGCCGAACGCCTCTCCGCCCTCGGCTTCACCGATCTCGCGAACGCGGGCGGCTTCAACGCCCTCGCCGCCGAAGGCTTACCGACGGAACCCTACGCTCCGTAG
- a CDS encoding YeeE/YedE thiosulfate transporter family protein yields MNLVEPWPWYIAGPLIGLVVPALLLFGGKVFGISANLRHACAALPVPASRKPGFLRYDWRTAGTWNLAFVVGVVAGGFVGIQLLSDPSAPLSISPDTVAALAALGVTDLAGFVPAQLISWSALATPAGALMVIGGGFLVGFGARWAGGCTSGHAISGLADFQLPSLVAVVGFFIGGLAVTHLLLPALLG; encoded by the coding sequence ATGAACCTCGTTGAACCCTGGCCGTGGTACATCGCCGGCCCCCTCATCGGCCTCGTCGTGCCGGCCCTCCTGCTCTTCGGCGGGAAGGTCTTCGGCATCTCGGCGAACCTCCGACATGCCTGCGCCGCCCTCCCCGTCCCCGCCTCCCGGAAGCCGGGCTTCCTCCGCTACGACTGGAGGACAGCGGGGACGTGGAATCTCGCGTTCGTCGTCGGCGTCGTCGCCGGCGGGTTCGTCGGTATCCAGCTACTCTCCGACCCTAGCGCCCCGCTGTCGATCTCGCCCGACACCGTTGCCGCCCTCGCCGCGCTCGGCGTGACCGATCTCGCGGGCTTCGTCCCGGCACAGCTCATCTCGTGGAGCGCGCTCGCCACGCCCGCCGGCGCGCTGATGGTGATCGGCGGCGGTTTCCTCGTCGGCTTCGGGGCGCGGTGGGCCGGCGGCTGCACGTCCGGCCACGCCATCAGCGGCCTCGCCGACTTCCAGCTCCCGTCGCTCGTCGCCGTCGTCGGCTTCTTCATCGGCGGCCTCGCCGTGACGCACCTCCTGCTCCCCGCCCTCCTCGGATAA
- a CDS encoding response regulator transcription factor, with product MRITKPAEMIRVAIVEDRTEVRQGLGYLIDGSDGFTCVGTYGDAERALDMLTGDNVDVVLMDIGLPGMQGTEAVKLLKASHPRVQVMMLTVYEDDDHVFSSLQNGATGYVLKTTPPAELLEAITRLAGGGSPMSSGIARRIVETFHRAPLVPDDEAPLTVREEEILALLAQGYRYREIGEELFISIDTVRTHIRHIYEKMHVRSRAEATLKYLGRG from the coding sequence ATGCGCATAACGAAGCCAGCCGAGATGATCCGCGTCGCCATCGTCGAGGACCGCACCGAGGTCCGTCAGGGGTTGGGCTACCTCATCGACGGCTCCGATGGGTTCACGTGCGTGGGCACCTACGGCGACGCCGAGCGCGCGCTCGACATGCTCACTGGCGACAATGTGGACGTCGTGCTGATGGACATCGGGCTGCCGGGGATGCAGGGGACCGAGGCCGTCAAACTGCTCAAAGCGTCCCACCCGCGCGTGCAGGTGATGATGCTCACGGTCTACGAAGACGACGACCACGTCTTCTCCTCGCTCCAGAACGGCGCGACGGGCTACGTCCTCAAGACGACGCCCCCTGCCGAGCTCCTCGAAGCCATCACGCGCCTCGCCGGCGGCGGCTCCCCGATGTCGAGCGGGATCGCCCGCCGCATCGTCGAGACGTTCCACCGCGCCCCCCTCGTGCCTGACGACGAGGCTCCGCTCACGGTGCGGGAAGAGGAGATCCTCGCGCTCCTCGCCCAGGGCTACCGCTACCGCGAGATCGGCGAGGAGCTATTCATCTCGATCGACACGGTACGGACGCACATCCGGCACATCTACGAGAAGATGCACGTCCGCTCCCGTGCCGAGGCCACGCTGAAATACCTCGGCCGGGGCTGA
- a CDS encoding metalloregulator ArsR/SmtB family transcription factor, producing the protein MHPPVPDDLLETAAARFRLLGDPVRLRILNMLLGRGEATVQELAEATEQSHQNTSKHLRALAAGEIVGCRREGAFAHYHVTDPSVPGLCLLVCGQLQRTAVSDAASN; encoded by the coding sequence ATGCATCCTCCCGTTCCCGACGACCTCCTCGAAACGGCCGCCGCCCGCTTCCGCCTCCTCGGCGATCCGGTCCGCCTCCGCATCCTGAACATGCTCCTCGGCCGGGGCGAAGCCACCGTGCAGGAACTGGCCGAGGCGACGGAGCAGAGCCACCAGAACACGTCGAAGCACCTCCGTGCCCTCGCCGCCGGCGAGATCGTCGGGTGCCGGCGCGAGGGCGCGTTCGCCCACTACCACGTCACGGACCCGAGCGTGCCGGGGCTTTGCCTCCTCGTCTGCGGCCAGCTTCAACGCACCGCGGTCTCCGACGCGGCGTCGAACTGA